In Natranaerovirga hydrolytica, a single window of DNA contains:
- the nifE gene encoding nitrogenase iron-molybdenum cofactor biosynthesis protein NifE — MSKDPIILEDRKSFVLLNEKKQNNTIDCEKDSVSGAVSQRACVYCGARVVLNPVTDAVHLIHGPIGCSSYTWDIRGSLSSDEENYRNSYSTDLQEENIIFGGEKKLEAAIDEIVETLSPKVIFVYATCVVGVIGDDLVGVSKKKSKEHNIKVITVQSSGFAGNKKDGYKAACHALLSLMGEKKKSDEKDFVINYLGDFNLAGEAWIIKKYLKEIGVKTNVVMTGDSTCDQIENAGNSQYNIVQCAGSMTYLAKQMQMKYNIPFEQVSFFGVTDTANSIEKIALLSGDEAIMEKAKALIAREVDKTNAILDQFMKRLRGKKVAIYVGGGFKAISLIKQFRDIGIESVIVGTQTGKKEEYKKIRDLTDEGTIILDDTNPSELEYFIKQTGADILVGGVKERPLAYKLGLAFIDHNHERKHPLCGFVGAVNFIKEVDLTVNSPVWTFINEQGGEGYEQKELYQLERQSL, encoded by the coding sequence ATGTCAAAAGACCCAATTATTTTAGAAGATAGAAAGTCATTTGTACTGTTAAATGAAAAAAAACAAAACAATACAATTGATTGTGAAAAAGACAGTGTATCTGGTGCGGTAAGCCAAAGAGCTTGTGTTTATTGTGGTGCTAGGGTTGTACTTAATCCTGTTACAGATGCGGTTCATTTAATACATGGGCCAATAGGATGTTCAAGTTATACATGGGATATACGAGGCAGCTTAAGCAGTGATGAAGAAAACTATAGAAATAGTTATTCCACTGACTTACAAGAAGAAAATATTATATTTGGCGGCGAAAAAAAACTTGAAGCAGCAATTGATGAAATTGTAGAAACCTTATCTCCCAAAGTTATTTTTGTATATGCAACCTGTGTGGTAGGTGTCATTGGAGATGATTTAGTAGGTGTTAGTAAGAAAAAATCCAAAGAACACAATATAAAAGTGATAACGGTTCAATCATCAGGATTTGCAGGGAATAAAAAAGATGGTTATAAAGCAGCCTGTCATGCCTTATTAAGCTTAATGGGTGAGAAAAAGAAATCAGATGAAAAGGATTTTGTTATTAACTACTTAGGTGATTTTAATCTAGCAGGAGAAGCTTGGATTATCAAAAAATACTTAAAAGAAATTGGTGTAAAAACCAATGTGGTTATGACAGGTGATTCCACTTGTGACCAGATTGAAAATGCAGGTAATTCTCAATATAATATTGTCCAATGTGCGGGTTCAATGACTTATTTAGCAAAACAAATGCAAATGAAATATAACATACCCTTTGAACAAGTGAGTTTTTTTGGTGTAACAGACACAGCCAATAGTATAGAAAAAATTGCATTGTTATCAGGTGATGAAGCAATAATGGAAAAAGCAAAAGCCCTTATAGCAAGAGAAGTAGATAAAACCAATGCCATATTGGATCAATTTATGAAAAGACTTAGAGGAAAAAAAGTTGCTATTTATGTAGGCGGTGGATTTAAAGCCATATCCCTTATCAAGCAGTTTAGAGATATTGGTATTGAATCGGTCATTGTAGGGACTCAAACAGGAAAAAAAGAAGAATACAAAAAAATAAGAGATTTAACAGACGAAGGTACCATTATATTAGATGATACCAATCCATCAGAATTAGAGTACTTTATCAAACAAACAGGTGCAGATATATTAGTAGGCGGTGTAAAAGAAAGACCATTAGCTTATAAGCTTGGTCTAGCATTTATAGATCATAATCATGAAAGAAAACACCCTTTATGCGGGTTTGTTGGAGCCGTTAATTTTATCAAAGAAGTTGATTTAACCGTTAATAGTCCAGTTTGGACGTTTATCAATGAGCAAGGAGGAGAAGGTTATGAGCAAAAGGAATTATACCAACTTGAACGTCAATCCCTGTAA
- a CDS encoding nitrogenase component 1, translating into MSKRNYTNLNVNPCKMCMPMGGSLAFKGIEKSMIIIHGSQGCSTYIRRHIAAHYNEPVDIASSSLTEEGTVYGGSSNLKKGLKNLIRLYQPSVIGVLTTCLAETIGEDIQGIIREFILEEDLEDKVHIIPVSTPGYQATQYEGYYYALRQMVENLAEEVAHNEYINIVVSDVTCEDIRELKRIASFFSDKIIILPDISDTLDAPYTSEYSKLLSGGTKINKIKLMGGARATVEIGALIKDAYSPGKYLEETYGVPLYKISVPIGLEYVDEFIKALSQITHKTIPKELELERGRMLDGMIDSHKYNGEGVGAIFGSPELNLAISSLCIENGLTPKLVMTGSKSKKLKEIIEEKAKRFHMETIVLEDSDFSTLQPMVKQCGINILIGSSDGKFVKEKVKVPLIRVGFPIHDQIGAQRKLNVGYKGSLRLLDEMTNTLMDLKHDDYRDRMYDDYYTPLLKA; encoded by the coding sequence ATGAGCAAAAGGAATTATACCAACTTGAACGTCAATCCCTGTAAAATGTGTATGCCTATGGGTGGGTCATTAGCATTTAAAGGCATTGAAAAAAGTATGATTATCATACATGGTTCTCAAGGTTGCAGTACCTATATTAGAAGACATATTGCAGCACACTACAATGAACCAGTAGACATTGCTTCTTCTTCCTTGACAGAAGAAGGCACAGTATATGGCGGTAGTAGCAATCTGAAAAAAGGATTGAAAAATTTAATTCGTCTGTATCAACCAAGTGTTATAGGCGTGCTAACCACCTGTCTTGCAGAAACAATTGGTGAGGATATACAAGGGATCATAAGAGAATTTATATTAGAAGAAGATTTGGAAGATAAAGTCCATATTATTCCAGTATCAACACCAGGTTATCAAGCAACACAATATGAGGGGTATTATTATGCACTCAGACAAATGGTTGAAAATCTTGCAGAAGAAGTTGCTCATAATGAATACATTAACATTGTGGTATCAGATGTGACTTGTGAAGACATTAGAGAATTAAAAAGAATTGCATCATTTTTTAGTGACAAAATCATTATCTTGCCAGATATATCAGATACATTAGACGCCCCCTATACATCAGAATACAGTAAGTTGTTAAGTGGTGGCACAAAAATTAATAAAATTAAATTAATGGGTGGGGCAAGAGCAACCGTTGAAATAGGCGCATTAATAAAAGACGCTTATTCCCCGGGAAAATATTTAGAAGAGACGTACGGTGTACCATTGTATAAAATTTCAGTGCCCATTGGGCTTGAATATGTAGATGAATTTATTAAAGCATTAAGTCAAATCACTCATAAGACTATACCAAAAGAATTAGAACTTGAACGTGGAAGAATGCTTGACGGTATGATTGATTCACACAAGTATAATGGTGAAGGGGTAGGCGCTATATTTGGTAGTCCAGAACTTAATTTAGCCATAAGCAGTTTGTGCATTGAAAATGGATTAACACCTAAGTTGGTAATGACCGGATCTAAATCTAAAAAGTTGAAGGAAATTATAGAAGAAAAAGCAAAAAGATTTCATATGGAAACAATCGTGTTAGAAGACTCAGATTTTAGTACATTACAACCCATGGTTAAACAATGCGGTATCAACATTTTAATTGGAAGCTCTGATGGGAAATTTGTAAAAGAAAAAGTAAAAGTTCCTTTAATAAGAGTAGGGTTTCCAATTCACGACCAAATAGGTGCACAAAGAAAATTAAATGTTGGTTATAAAGGCAGTTTGAGATTGTTAGATGAGATGACGAACACACTAATGGATTTAAAACATGATGATTATAGAGATAGAATGTATGACGACTATTATACACCATTATTAAAAGCTTAA
- the nifB gene encoding nitrogenase cofactor biosynthesis protein NifB, producing MNISMDLMNKTSKHPCYSEKAHEYARMHIPVAPKCNIKCNYCNRKYDCQNESRPGVTSSVMTPEKALKHYIDMKEKVDKLSVVGIAGPGDALANFEEVEKSIELIKAYDEEVTFCLSTNGIALPDYMKQIVELGVNHVTITINAIDPEIAANIYKFVIYRGIRYQGVEAGRIIINNQLEGLKFLAMNNVLVKVNIVYIKGENEDHIEEVVKKTKELGACMTNIMPLIPVKNTPFERKERVTQEEILKMRKKCEKHLQQMYHCKQCRADAVGRLNGKGCCNKKEIS from the coding sequence ATGAATATATCAATGGATTTAATGAATAAAACCAGTAAACATCCCTGTTACAGTGAAAAAGCACATGAATATGCAAGAATGCATATCCCCGTTGCACCTAAATGTAATATAAAATGCAATTATTGCAATAGAAAATACGATTGTCAAAATGAAAGCCGTCCAGGGGTTACCAGTTCGGTTATGACGCCAGAAAAAGCACTCAAGCATTATATCGATATGAAAGAAAAAGTAGACAAATTAAGTGTAGTGGGTATTGCTGGACCAGGAGATGCTTTAGCTAATTTTGAAGAGGTTGAAAAATCAATAGAACTTATTAAAGCATATGATGAAGAAGTAACATTTTGCTTATCAACTAATGGAATTGCTTTACCAGATTATATGAAACAAATTGTAGAATTAGGCGTGAATCATGTTACCATTACCATCAATGCCATTGATCCAGAAATTGCAGCAAATATATATAAATTTGTTATTTATAGAGGCATAAGATACCAAGGAGTAGAAGCCGGTAGAATTATCATTAACAACCAATTAGAAGGGTTGAAATTCTTAGCAATGAATAATGTATTGGTAAAAGTTAATATTGTTTATATTAAAGGTGAGAATGAAGACCATATTGAAGAGGTGGTTAAAAAGACAAAAGAATTAGGTGCATGTATGACCAATATAATGCCATTAATACCTGTGAAAAACACACCTTTTGAAAGAAAAGAAAGGGTTACTCAAGAAGAAATCTTAAAAATGCGAAAAAAATGCGAAAAACACTTACAGCAAATGTATCATTGTAAACAATGTAGAGCCGATGCAGTTGGCCGTTTGAATGGTAAAGGATGTTGTAATAAAAAAGAAATATCTTAG
- the modA gene encoding molybdate ABC transporter substrate-binding protein: MKKEKMMVLFVVLVLGLTGCRSTVKSEGGTLNVIAAASLTEVFTALKEDFEKENQSLSINLTFAGSQSCVAQIKESDRFDVFASADERYMTEVIDQGYVHSQEEILFAKNQLAIVASKDSNIVNLHNLLQEDYTVVIADDSVPIGQYTLDLLSGLEEQETYNGIYERLMKNVVSKEISVKMVWSKIQINEIDVGIVYQTDIIKESSIHQIDIPSELNVSTSYYIAPLMRSNNKAVANQWIDYIESEKGKAILVEYGYDI, encoded by the coding sequence ATGAAGAAAGAAAAGATGATGGTTTTGTTTGTGGTACTGGTGTTAGGATTAACAGGGTGTCGATCCACTGTAAAAAGTGAAGGTGGAACTTTAAATGTTATAGCAGCAGCAAGTTTAACAGAAGTTTTTACAGCGTTAAAAGAAGACTTTGAAAAAGAGAATCAATCCCTATCCATTAATCTAACTTTTGCAGGGAGTCAATCGTGTGTGGCTCAAATCAAAGAGTCTGATCGGTTTGATGTTTTTGCTTCGGCAGATGAACGGTATATGACAGAGGTGATTGATCAAGGTTATGTTCATAGCCAAGAAGAGATATTATTTGCAAAAAACCAATTGGCAATTGTTGCCTCTAAAGATTCTAACATAGTCAATCTTCACAATCTACTTCAAGAGGATTATACAGTTGTTATAGCAGATGATTCAGTGCCTATCGGTCAGTACACATTAGATTTGCTTAGTGGGTTAGAAGAACAAGAAACCTATAATGGCATTTATGAAAGATTAATGAAAAATGTTGTTTCAAAAGAAATCAGTGTGAAAATGGTTTGGTCTAAAATTCAAATTAATGAAATAGATGTAGGGATTGTTTATCAAACAGATATTATTAAAGAATCCTCTATTCATCAAATAGATATCCCAAGTGAGTTAAATGTCTCTACATCCTATTATATAGCTCCTTTAATGAGAAGCAATAATAAAGCAGTTGCCAATCAATGGATCGATTATATTGAATCGGAAAAAGGCAAAGCAATATTAGTAGAGTATGGATACGACATATAA
- a CDS encoding molybdate ABC transporter permease subunit — MSFNIDMALKQRASKTLENEMKSKKSYTKIFLKGMVWLNAMTIALILGSMFLNVSVESMQHIMTMELLSAVSISFASVIISMAFVIIIGIPIAFVLATKKDKKYKYMEGIICLPMVLPPTVAGLALLMTFGRNGLVGGFLNSLGIAIPFTILAVIITQIFIVSPFFIQIVKNEFQTIDPKIIEAAKVCGATDAQLITKIYMPIAKRSIFTGLILCVLRALGEFGATIMFAGNMVGRTQTLTLRIYSLYQIDIMQGVSLAVIQLIMILLVFFALKHTTNKWIHKR; from the coding sequence ATGAGCTTTAATATAGATATGGCTTTAAAACAAAGAGCGTCAAAAACACTAGAAAATGAAATGAAAAGTAAAAAATCTTATACTAAGATTTTTCTAAAAGGAATGGTCTGGTTAAATGCTATGACCATAGCATTGATCTTAGGATCTATGTTTTTAAATGTATCTGTAGAGAGTATGCAACACATTATGACTATGGAGTTGTTATCTGCAGTCAGTATATCATTTGCTTCTGTAATCATTTCAATGGCATTTGTCATCATTATAGGCATTCCAATAGCATTTGTGTTGGCAACAAAAAAAGATAAAAAATACAAATACATGGAAGGCATCATATGTTTGCCAATGGTATTGCCGCCCACCGTAGCAGGATTAGCGTTACTAATGACATTTGGAAGAAATGGGCTTGTTGGAGGTTTTTTAAATTCACTAGGTATTGCCATACCCTTTACAATATTAGCAGTGATTATAACACAAATATTTATAGTCAGCCCATTTTTTATTCAGATTGTAAAAAACGAATTTCAAACAATTGATCCAAAAATTATTGAAGCAGCTAAAGTCTGTGGTGCAACAGATGCTCAGCTAATAACTAAAATCTATATGCCTATTGCAAAACGTTCTATTTTTACAGGCCTCATACTTTGTGTGTTAAGAGCATTAGGAGAGTTTGGTGCAACCATTATGTTTGCAGGAAATATGGTTGGAAGAACACAAACCCTAACCCTTAGAATTTATTCATTGTATCAAATAGACATTATGCAGGGCGTTAGTTTAGCAGTCATTCAATTGATAATGATTCTTTTAGTTTTCTTTGCATTAAAACATACAACAAATAAATGGATTCATAAGAGGTGA
- a CDS encoding homocitrate synthase/isopropylmalate synthase family protein — MKKIEIIDTTLRDGEQAAGVAFNKKQKKHIAKSLDELGVDIIEVGIPAMGTKEIEAMYEINEMNLNAKLLTWNRMKIKDIDASIMTGCKNVHITVPASDIHIRKKLKKTYMEVIDEMKKVIDYAKSKGLEVSVGAEDASRADFDFLTYIYTQAQKEGATRIRYADTLGALDPFNAVDIVNQIKLNVNLPLDFHGHNDLGLATANAVGAIKGGADIISCSINGLGERAGNTPLEEIAVIMDYKDVFKTDINLDKLYEVSKLVEKYSGRKLHKEKPIVGEEVFSHESGIHVDGLLKDSTTYELFSPEKLGRKRKIVLGKHSGKKSIDYWIKENGHNIKSNDIKVIAKTIKSVKNRIEDTDTYYS; from the coding sequence ATGAAAAAAATAGAAATAATTGATACAACTTTAAGAGATGGAGAACAAGCAGCAGGGGTAGCCTTTAATAAGAAGCAAAAAAAACACATAGCTAAATCTCTAGATGAACTAGGTGTAGATATTATTGAGGTTGGTATTCCAGCTATGGGAACAAAAGAAATTGAAGCGATGTATGAAATTAATGAAATGAATTTAAATGCTAAATTATTGACTTGGAATCGAATGAAAATAAAAGACATAGACGCTTCAATAATGACAGGATGTAAAAATGTTCATATAACGGTTCCTGCATCAGATATACACATACGAAAAAAATTAAAGAAAACCTATATGGAAGTCATTGATGAAATGAAAAAAGTTATTGACTATGCAAAAAGTAAAGGCTTAGAAGTTTCAGTAGGTGCAGAAGATGCGTCAAGAGCAGATTTTGATTTTTTAACGTATATCTATACTCAAGCTCAAAAAGAAGGAGCAACAAGGATTCGTTATGCGGATACTTTAGGTGCTTTAGACCCCTTTAATGCAGTAGATATTGTGAATCAAATCAAATTAAATGTCAATCTTCCTCTTGATTTTCATGGTCATAACGATTTGGGATTAGCAACAGCTAACGCAGTAGGTGCCATTAAAGGTGGTGCAGATATCATTAGTTGTAGCATTAATGGTTTAGGAGAAAGAGCAGGCAATACCCCTTTAGAAGAAATAGCTGTTATAATGGATTATAAAGACGTTTTTAAGACTGATATTAACCTAGATAAACTATATGAAGTATCAAAGCTTGTTGAAAAATACTCTGGTAGAAAACTTCATAAAGAAAAGCCAATTGTAGGAGAAGAGGTTTTTTCACATGAATCCGGAATCCATGTTGACGGACTTTTAAAAGATTCCACCACATACGAATTGTTTTCTCCTGAAAAATTGGGCAGAAAAAGAAAAATAGTCTTAGGAAAGCATTCAGGTAAAAAATCCATTGATTATTGGATTAAAGAAAATGGACACAATATTAAGAGTAATGATATTAAGGTCATTGCAAAAACAATTAAAAGCGTCAAAAATAGAATAGAAGATACGGATACTTACTATTCTTAA
- a CDS encoding superoxide dismutase family protein: MESNQCFIAKAIIIGGPLAPDLRGVVIVREAFKGSEVYTHVVGLPPFQPADNGNPIGPHGFHIHDEGDCTIGDPEDPFQDAGSHWAPYNEPHGNHAGDFPVLFSNDGRAIMSFYTDKFIPQDVIGKSIIIHQNPDDYRSQPTGDAGKRLGCGVFECILQ, encoded by the coding sequence ATGGAATCTAATCAGTGTTTCATAGCTAAGGCAATTATAATAGGTGGGCCATTGGCACCGGATTTAAGAGGTGTTGTTATTGTTAGAGAAGCTTTTAAAGGATCAGAAGTCTACACCCATGTAGTGGGTTTGCCTCCGTTTCAACCAGCAGATAATGGCAACCCTATAGGACCACATGGTTTTCACATTCATGACGAAGGAGATTGTACAATAGGCGACCCAGAAGACCCATTTCAAGACGCAGGCTCACATTGGGCCCCATACAATGAACCCCATGGCAATCATGCAGGTGATTTTCCTGTATTGTTTTCAAATGACGGTAGAGCCATTATGAGTTTCTATACAGATAAATTTATACCCCAAGACGTTATTGGCAAATCCATCATCATCCATCAAAATCCAGACGACTACCGTTCCCAACCAACAGGAGATGCTGGGAAAAGGTTAGGCTGTGGTGTGTTTGAATGTATTTTGCAATAA
- a CDS encoding RDD family protein produces the protein MSIKETGSTYFSVKGDELPQVYHPWRRYLARIFDIIMYNVLWSIFLGLTFNVNLATRSNWGNLLDTFLAIAIMLVMEPLWLRLLGNTPGKIIFGLRIEKPDGRHLSYVEGLKRTWGVIGMGMGYNIPIYNFVCLWKSYKLCSEKEVQPWDESVVYTLKDTKWYRGLLYIGAHVAVFAVLFTIMSAQRLPPNRGDLTVAEFVENYNYYAEFFGVDFGNEFLDENGSWTEKEINRTIHIVIGKTEKPEYHFTTENGYVTEVSFEIEIENREDWLGSYNTHIILNAIAFAGAQNEMGLFSKIPHRIEEQIRHHTFKDFHFEEAGITFVSDTEYSGYEEWGFDFLVPKGDANENYFKLDFSMSKQNTN, from the coding sequence ATGAGTATAAAGGAAACAGGTAGTACCTATTTCTCTGTTAAAGGTGACGAACTTCCACAAGTATATCATCCATGGCGAAGATATTTAGCTAGAATATTTGACATCATAATGTACAATGTGCTTTGGTCAATTTTTCTTGGACTTACATTTAATGTGAATTTAGCGACTAGAAGCAATTGGGGGAACTTATTGGATACTTTCTTAGCCATTGCTATAATGCTGGTTATGGAGCCGCTCTGGCTTCGTTTGTTGGGAAATACACCGGGAAAGATAATCTTTGGGCTTAGGATCGAAAAGCCTGATGGAAGGCATCTTTCTTATGTAGAAGGATTAAAGCGAACATGGGGTGTTATAGGAATGGGAATGGGATACAATATTCCAATCTACAATTTTGTTTGTCTATGGAAAAGCTACAAGTTATGTAGTGAGAAAGAAGTCCAGCCATGGGATGAATCAGTAGTTTATACCCTCAAGGATACGAAATGGTACCGGGGTTTGTTGTATATTGGCGCACATGTAGCAGTCTTCGCTGTTTTATTTACTATAATGTCTGCTCAGCGACTGCCTCCAAATAGAGGTGATTTGACTGTAGCGGAATTTGTTGAGAATTATAATTATTATGCCGAGTTTTTTGGAGTGGATTTTGGGAATGAATTTTTGGATGAAAATGGAAGTTGGACAGAGAAGGAAATTAACAGGACAATACACATTGTAATCGGTAAAACTGAAAAGCCAGAATATCATTTTACTACAGAAAATGGATATGTGACAGAGGTTTCATTTGAAATTGAAATTGAAAATAGGGAAGACTGGCTTGGTTCATATAACACACATATAATTTTAAATGCCATTGCGTTTGCTGGAGCACAGAATGAAATGGGGTTATTTTCCAAAATTCCACATAGAATAGAGGAACAAATTCGTCATCATACGTTTAAGGATTTTCATTTTGAAGAGGCTGGTATTACCTTTGTTAGCGATACAGAATATTCGGGTTATGAAGAGTGGGGATTCGATTTTCTAGTGCCTAAAGGGGATGCAAATGAAAATTATTTTAAATTGGATTTTTCTATGAGTAAGCAAAATACCAACTAA